One window from the genome of Deltaproteobacteria bacterium encodes:
- a CDS encoding DNA-directed RNA polymerase subunit omega produces the protein MARITVEDCLENVENRFALVHIATKRAKELYRGIDPLVRCKNKEVVTALREIAAGKVSFAEEATETPAKKGDSPKSDSLKGDSPKGPSKKK, from the coding sequence ATGGCACGAATCACTGTTGAAGATTGTCTGGAAAATGTCGAAAACCGGTTTGCCCTGGTTCATATCGCCACCAAGAGGGCCAAGGAACTCTACCGGGGGATTGATCCGCTTGTTCGTTGCAAGAACAAGGAGGTGGTTACGGCCCTAAGGGAGATCGCGGCCGGGAAGGTCTCGTTTGCTGAAGAAGCCACCGAGACGCCTGCCAAAAAGGGTGATTCCCCCAAGAGCGATTCGCTCAAGGGTGATTCACCCAAAGGTCCTTCCAAAAAAAAATAA
- the gspG gene encoding type II secretion system major pseudopilin GspG, giving the protein MWKKILKSQRGMTLIEIMVVVTILGIIATIVTVNVLDRLDQAKASATKTQIKNLEVALDEFRRDNGFYPSTEQGLGALVEKPSIGRIPNTYPKNGYLKGGKVPRDSFSCDFVYFSPGTHGNPVEIVSLGADCQEGGEDVDADINSWEIGQK; this is encoded by the coding sequence ATGTGGAAGAAGATACTAAAATCTCAAAGAGGGATGACCCTCATCGAAATCATGGTGGTGGTGACGATCTTGGGGATCATCGCGACCATCGTGACGGTCAACGTCCTCGACCGGCTCGATCAGGCCAAGGCGAGTGCGACAAAAACCCAGATCAAGAACTTGGAGGTGGCCTTAGATGAGTTCCGACGGGATAACGGCTTTTATCCCTCAACGGAACAGGGGCTGGGTGCCCTTGTCGAAAAGCCGTCGATCGGGCGGATCCCCAACACCTATCCCAAAAATGGTTATCTTAAAGGGGGGAAGGTCCCCAGGGATTCCTTCAGTTGTGATTTTGTCTACTTTAGTCCTGGGACCCACGGCAATCCGGTTGAGATCGTCTCCCTTGGCGCTGATTGTCAAGAAGGGGGAGAGGATGTGGATGCCGATATCAATTCGTGGGAAATAGGCCAGAAATAG
- the gspE gene encoding type II secretion system ATPase GspE gives MEDRSLGAILLENTSLTQEQLEEGLTVQREKGIKLGEALIQLKYLRMEDILKALSIQLGMPYLNKLAPEEIPLDLLQSLPINYAKKNEVLPIRKEEGSLYIAMADPFNHAVIDDLRLLFGIPVKSLITSSYEIMSAINIVYNKMTDAGDKVDVGEENLDTIGQELEEVQDLLESADEAPIIRLVNSLMFRAVKQKASDIHIEPFEKDLVVRFRVDGILYDILRPPKKAMAAIISRVKVMASLNIAEKRLPQDGRIRIKIAGKDIDIRVSTVPTSFGESVVMRLLDKSQVLLELEQIGVTGRNLEKMNELIKKSHGIILVTGPTGSGKTTTLYAGLSKINSIDKKIITVEDPVEYQLTGVNQIPVNPKIELTFAAGLRAILRQDPDVIMVGEIRDRETAEIAVQAALTGHLVFSTLHTNDSASSITRLIDMGVEPFLVSSSVLGILAQRLIRTICKDCAKKYTPTTEELAEVGLTPEQLKGRQLYRAVGCKNCINTGYAGRTGIHELMLMDDDIRALVMKNTDATTIKKMAMEKGMTTLREDGAQKALRGLTTLEEVLRVAQEDVNRSTTAAA, from the coding sequence ATGGAAGATAGAAGCCTTGGCGCGATCTTGCTTGAAAATACCTCTCTCACCCAGGAACAGCTTGAAGAGGGTTTGACCGTTCAGAGGGAAAAGGGGATCAAACTAGGGGAAGCGTTGATCCAGCTGAAATACCTTCGGATGGAGGATATCCTCAAGGCGCTTTCCATCCAGTTGGGGATGCCTTACTTGAACAAATTAGCGCCAGAAGAGATCCCTCTGGATCTTCTCCAGTCGCTCCCGATCAACTATGCCAAAAAGAACGAGGTCCTTCCGATCAGAAAGGAAGAAGGTTCTCTTTATATAGCGATGGCCGACCCGTTCAATCATGCCGTCATTGATGACTTAAGGCTTCTTTTCGGAATCCCCGTCAAGTCGCTCATCACCAGTTCTTACGAAATCATGAGTGCCATCAACATCGTCTACAACAAGATGACCGATGCGGGGGACAAGGTGGATGTGGGGGAAGAGAATCTCGATACCATCGGTCAGGAACTGGAGGAGGTCCAGGATTTGCTGGAATCGGCCGATGAGGCGCCGATCATCCGTCTGGTCAATTCGCTCATGTTCCGGGCGGTCAAGCAGAAGGCCTCTGATATTCATATTGAACCGTTTGAAAAAGATCTCGTCGTCCGCTTCAGGGTGGATGGGATCCTCTACGACATTTTGCGTCCCCCCAAGAAGGCGATGGCGGCGATCATTTCTCGTGTCAAAGTCATGGCGAGCCTGAATATTGCGGAGAAGAGATTACCTCAGGACGGCCGAATCCGCATTAAAATCGCCGGGAAAGATATTGATATTCGTGTCTCCACGGTGCCGACTTCCTTTGGGGAATCGGTGGTCATGCGTCTTTTGGACAAGAGCCAGGTCCTTTTGGAACTGGAGCAGATCGGCGTGACCGGCCGTAATCTCGAAAAGATGAACGAACTGATCAAAAAAAGCCATGGGATCATTCTGGTTACCGGGCCGACAGGGAGCGGAAAGACGACGACGCTTTATGCTGGTCTTTCCAAGATTAATTCTATCGACAAGAAGATTATCACCGTTGAAGATCCTGTGGAGTACCAGCTTACCGGGGTCAATCAGATCCCGGTCAATCCCAAGATTGAACTCACTTTTGCCGCCGGTCTTCGCGCCATCCTCCGGCAGGACCCGGATGTGATCATGGTTGGTGAGATTCGCGACCGCGAAACGGCGGAGATCGCCGTTCAGGCGGCATTGACCGGTCACCTGGTGTTCAGCACGCTGCATACGAACGATTCGGCATCCTCGATTACCCGGCTTATCGATATGGGGGTGGAGCCGTTTCTTGTTTCTTCCTCGGTGTTGGGAATTCTGGCCCAGCGGTTGATCAGAACCATTTGCAAGGATTGCGCCAAAAAATATACCCCGACGACGGAAGAGCTGGCCGAGGTGGGACTGACGCCGGAACAGCTGAAAGGGCGCCAACTTTACAGGGCTGTTGGTTGTAAAAACTGTATCAATACCGGTTATGCGGGACGAACCGGGATTCACGAACTGATGCTCATGGATGATGATATCCGCGCCCTTGTGATGAAAAACACCGACGCTACAACGATCAAGAAGATGGCGATGGAAAAAGGGATGACGACCCTTCGGGAAGATGGGGCCCAAAAGGCGTTACGGGGGTTGACGACCCTGGAAGAAGTCCTGAGAGTGGCGCAGGAAGATGTAAACCGGTCCACAACGGCCGCTGCCTAA
- a CDS encoding type II secretion system protein: MKQKAGGFTLLEVMIAIGILAITMVAISGLQGGSLRRAGRAEKMSLAVQLARQKTNEKIIEIETQIDKGEFPEGKEEEGDFDKFPDYHWKVEIKKMEAPPIPSGGEGENVVAEQLMSFIGQKLGEMMRVVKVTISWKELEAEESFTVATHMANIRSGISSFQVQTGGTSPSGPPASPTPPASGGKK; this comes from the coding sequence GTGAAACAGAAGGCCGGTGGTTTCACCCTTCTCGAGGTGATGATTGCGATCGGTATCCTCGCTATTACCATGGTGGCGATCTCCGGCCTGCAGGGGGGTTCTCTCCGTCGCGCCGGAAGGGCTGAGAAAATGTCTCTTGCCGTCCAACTGGCTCGCCAGAAGACCAATGAAAAAATTATCGAGATTGAGACCCAGATCGACAAGGGGGAATTTCCTGAAGGGAAGGAAGAAGAGGGGGATTTTGACAAGTTTCCTGATTATCACTGGAAGGTTGAGATCAAGAAGATGGAGGCCCCGCCGATCCCTTCCGGCGGGGAAGGGGAAAATGTCGTTGCCGAACAGTTGATGAGTTTTATCGGCCAAAAATTGGGGGAGATGATGCGGGTTGTGAAGGTCACCATCTCCTGGAAGGAACTGGAGGCTGAGGAGAGTTTCACGGTGGCCACACATATGGCCAATATCAGGTCCGGGATCAGCAGTTTTCAGGTCCAGACCGGCGGGACTTCTCCCTCTGGACCACCGGCAAGTCCGACGCCGCCAGCCAGTGGAGGAAAAAAGTGA
- a CDS encoding prepilin-type N-terminal cleavage/methylation domain-containing protein, with translation MRRDSGFTLIEVIVSVAILALISIVVWQASGSNMRAKERSEKRDEVFQSVAMVMDRMSEDLMEAFLYSPTSEELGKSINGEILAKTAFVGKNNGDADEISFTSFSHVRYLKDVKESDQEEVTYKLEPSKDDESNSLEIVKRSSSPLDANPTEGGKTYPLLKGVKGLSFRYYDPKKQEWFEEWDSEGSDNPSKLPRAVEITLTVENPEEEGEPIVFTTIAIVEMAPGPNDF, from the coding sequence ATGAGACGGGATAGCGGGTTTACCCTGATTGAGGTCATTGTCTCTGTGGCGATCCTCGCCCTGATTTCCATTGTTGTCTGGCAGGCCTCCGGCTCTAACATGAGGGCCAAAGAACGATCTGAAAAAAGGGATGAGGTTTTTCAGTCGGTGGCGATGGTGATGGACCGGATGAGTGAGGATCTGATGGAGGCCTTTCTCTATTCTCCCACCTCCGAGGAGTTAGGAAAAAGCATCAATGGCGAAATCCTTGCAAAGACCGCCTTTGTTGGAAAAAACAACGGGGATGCCGATGAGATTTCATTCACCTCCTTCTCCCACGTCCGTTACCTCAAGGATGTGAAGGAATCGGATCAGGAAGAGGTGACTTACAAATTAGAACCTTCCAAGGATGACGAATCAAACAGCCTGGAGATTGTGAAGAGAAGCTCCTCCCCACTGGATGCCAACCCAACCGAAGGGGGAAAGACCTATCCCCTTTTGAAGGGGGTCAAGGGGTTGAGCTTTCGCTATTATGACCCGAAAAAACAGGAGTGGTTTGAGGAATGGGATTCGGAGGGGTCGGATAACCCTTCCAAGTTGCCGAGGGCGGTTGAGATCACCTTGACGGTTGAAAATCCGGAGGAGGAGGGGGAGCCGATTGTCTTTACCACGATCGCGATTGTCGAAATGGCTCCGGGACCCAATGACTTCTAA
- the gspF gene encoding type II secretion system inner membrane protein GspF — protein sequence MPVYHYNAIDAKGKNSSGVVEAETERVARTKLRKQGIFPTEVRPEGTSSRQGGLGREIEFGKFFQRVKTQDIAVMTRQMATLISANITLVDSLGALADQTTNPKLRGILSNVKQKVVEGSRLADAMKGHADVFSDLYLNMISAGESSGALDVVLERLADFTEKQARLKSKIIGALTYPLIMGLVGLSLMVFMFVYVVPKVTKIFEDTKATLPLPTQLLIGISNLLTGYWWLLLILGVAAFFGIKKYLKTEKGIHFYDKTMLHLPLFGKLFLMVAISRFARTLATLLGSGVQLLAALDIVKKIVENSILTAAIEATKNSVREGESLAEPLKRSGQFPPLVTHMISIGEKTGELEKMLARIADTYDTQVDNTVSVLTTLLEPLMILMMGGIVSFIVMSILLPILQMNQLGA from the coding sequence ATGCCCGTTTACCATTATAATGCTATCGACGCGAAGGGAAAGAACTCCAGCGGTGTTGTTGAGGCCGAGACGGAGCGGGTTGCCCGGACCAAGCTCCGGAAACAGGGAATCTTCCCGACGGAGGTCAGGCCGGAGGGGACAAGCTCCAGACAGGGGGGGTTGGGCCGGGAAATCGAGTTTGGAAAATTCTTTCAGAGGGTCAAGACCCAGGACATCGCCGTGATGACCCGGCAGATGGCGACCCTCATCTCGGCTAACATCACGCTGGTTGATTCCCTCGGAGCCCTGGCCGACCAAACGACCAACCCAAAACTCCGCGGGATTCTCTCCAACGTCAAACAGAAGGTTGTTGAGGGTTCACGCCTGGCCGATGCGATGAAAGGGCACGCGGATGTTTTCAGCGATCTTTACCTGAACATGATCAGTGCCGGTGAATCCTCAGGGGCGCTGGATGTTGTCCTGGAACGACTTGCCGACTTTACCGAAAAACAGGCGCGGCTGAAAAGCAAGATTATCGGGGCGTTGACCTACCCCCTGATCATGGGGCTGGTCGGCTTGAGCCTCATGGTCTTTATGTTTGTCTACGTGGTGCCGAAGGTGACGAAGATTTTTGAGGACACCAAGGCGACGCTTCCCCTCCCAACCCAGCTTCTCATCGGCATCAGTAACCTCCTGACCGGTTACTGGTGGCTTCTCCTGATCCTCGGCGTCGCCGCTTTTTTCGGGATCAAAAAATACCTGAAAACCGAAAAGGGGATCCATTTCTATGACAAAACGATGCTGCACCTTCCCCTTTTCGGGAAATTGTTTCTGATGGTGGCCATCTCCCGTTTTGCCCGTACGCTGGCAACCCTTCTGGGAAGCGGTGTCCAGCTCTTGGCCGCCCTGGACATCGTCAAGAAGATTGTTGAGAATTCAATCCTGACGGCGGCCATCGAGGCCACCAAAAACAGCGTTCGGGAGGGGGAAAGCCTGGCCGAACCGCTGAAGAGGAGCGGGCAGTTCCCGCCACTGGTGACCCACATGATCTCCATCGGCGAAAAGACCGGGGAACTGGAAAAAATGCTGGCCCGAATCGCCGATACCTATGATACCCAGGTGGACAATACTGTTTCCGTTTTGACGACGCTCTTGGAACCACTGATGATTCTGATGATGGGGGGGATCGTTTCTTTTATCGTCATGTCGATTTTGTTGCCGATATTGCAAATGAATCAATTGGGCGCATAA
- a CDS encoding prepilin-type N-terminal cleavage/methylation domain-containing protein, protein MTLIELLVTMAIVGIMFGVAAVSFSNLFDLEMKGAAKKLASTMRYLRNKAVTERVYLRVVYNIDESAYLVESTKDPFVVQKEEPQEKKEPEEGEEAPPEAQFIQEEGLLLKPVKLPDGVFFKDVWMSLQGEKKTNGKGYTYFFPNGFMTGTIINLRDKEEETFYSIEVEPYSGHVIIRSEYKEGEGGAR, encoded by the coding sequence ATGACCTTAATCGAGCTTCTGGTGACGATGGCGATTGTTGGCATTATGTTCGGTGTGGCCGCCGTTTCCTTTTCCAATCTCTTTGACCTTGAAATGAAGGGGGCGGCCAAGAAACTGGCCTCCACGATGCGGTACCTTCGAAACAAGGCGGTGACTGAGCGGGTTTATCTCCGGGTTGTCTATAATATTGACGAATCGGCCTACCTTGTTGAATCCACGAAGGATCCCTTTGTTGTTCAGAAAGAGGAACCTCAAGAAAAGAAAGAGCCCGAGGAAGGGGAAGAGGCCCCTCCAGAGGCCCAGTTTATCCAAGAGGAAGGTCTCCTCCTGAAACCGGTCAAATTACCGGACGGGGTCTTTTTCAAGGATGTCTGGATGTCTCTTCAGGGGGAGAAAAAGACGAACGGCAAGGGATACACCTATTTTTTCCCCAACGGCTTCATGACAGGAACGATCATCAACCTGAGGGATAAGGAGGAGGAGACCTTCTACTCCATTGAGGTCGAGCCTTACTCAGGGCATGTGATCATCCGATCCGAATACAAAGAGGGAGAAGGGGGGGCTCGGTGA
- a CDS encoding general secretion pathway protein GspK has product MTSKRSKFPLPKGRGRESGIALMMALGAVLVLTTLAVEFAYNSHVSYSMAMNERDRLRAYYLARSAFQFAKLEISMEKEIRGKFGSQLQQGAVSSAPVCQQFPFSTALLRGLLGGEEGAEAAPQEEKKEEKEKKKAGKEEPEEGVKTGGDLGFLQEGQAKEFLDFEGDFSVSCGLEESKINLNYFRIGGSSSTGSSDPYEEQKLILKTLFSEKAFEPVFGGKREEIAKVVGNIADWVDRNDRINEAPGIEGGYEDSVYVGTEYTYRVKNGKMGSLAELLLVSGVGDDLYNLASPSLTVYGDNKINLCLAEEALIKAVLLKYASGLQGVPPVKPDDEETLKKLVEAVQQTCQLSQDANAIASAVNPILGVAAGGGTATIPLSSMITTDARFYALELTGQSGDLELKIKAVLDTKGNVNEWKTLYFRVQ; this is encoded by the coding sequence ATGACTTCTAAGCGTTCAAAATTCCCTCTCCCCAAAGGGAGAGGGAGGGAGAGCGGCATCGCCCTGATGATGGCGCTGGGGGCGGTTCTAGTCCTGACGACCCTGGCGGTGGAATTCGCCTACAATTCCCATGTCTCCTACAGCATGGCGATGAATGAGAGGGACCGGCTCCGGGCCTACTATCTCGCCCGTTCCGCATTCCAATTTGCCAAACTGGAGATCTCGATGGAGAAAGAAATCCGCGGCAAGTTCGGGTCCCAGTTACAGCAAGGGGCGGTCTCCTCGGCCCCGGTCTGCCAACAGTTCCCTTTTTCAACGGCGCTTTTAAGGGGACTCCTTGGTGGCGAAGAGGGGGCAGAAGCGGCGCCTCAAGAAGAGAAGAAGGAGGAAAAAGAGAAAAAGAAGGCCGGGAAAGAGGAACCGGAAGAGGGGGTTAAGACAGGGGGGGATCTCGGGTTTCTCCAGGAAGGGCAGGCCAAGGAGTTTCTCGATTTTGAGGGAGACTTTTCTGTCTCCTGCGGCCTGGAGGAGTCCAAGATCAATCTGAATTATTTCAGGATCGGGGGTAGTTCTTCCACAGGTTCTTCCGACCCGTATGAGGAACAGAAACTTATTTTGAAGACGCTCTTTTCGGAAAAGGCCTTTGAGCCTGTCTTTGGGGGAAAAAGAGAGGAGATCGCCAAGGTGGTGGGCAACATCGCTGATTGGGTCGATCGCAATGACCGGATCAACGAGGCACCGGGGATTGAAGGGGGCTATGAGGACAGTGTCTATGTCGGAACGGAGTATACATATCGCGTCAAAAATGGTAAGATGGGCTCACTGGCGGAGTTGCTTTTGGTCAGTGGGGTGGGGGACGATCTTTATAATCTGGCAAGCCCTTCACTCACCGTTTATGGTGACAACAAAATAAACCTTTGTCTGGCCGAGGAGGCACTGATCAAGGCCGTGCTTTTAAAATACGCCTCAGGGCTCCAGGGGGTCCCTCCGGTGAAACCGGATGATGAGGAAACATTGAAGAAACTGGTGGAGGCGGTTCAGCAAACCTGTCAATTGAGTCAAGATGCCAATGCGATCGCCTCGGCGGTCAACCCGATTCTGGGGGTGGCGGCAGGAGGGGGAACGGCGACAATCCCGCTTTCTTCAATGATCACGACAGAC
- the gspD gene encoding type II secretion system secretin GspD: protein MKFVKTFFLLAWSLSALAAELSPATVAPAPQGTPQPPVVVQPPPVSGIPSYPPAVTLEPVPTTLPTPPPQVSLPQANLPQIGFPQAPFAPASEISPETSGVPGGVATELRPASPETLQQAESMISEEGVYFNVAEEDCREVIKQISRATQKNFLLDDKIRCKITIISERKVTKDELWEMFLSALEVAGYTVVQGPVGLHKLVPLRDAISSPIPMYLGDSDSPITDAFITRLIPLKNINATDMANAIKGMVSKEGNLFAYQATNTIIITDSGSNIDRIHNLVRELDKTGPQEIMEIVPIKYASAKDIADKIQNIFETDKGGSRPATGAKRDESGDLMRISKVIPDERTNSLIILASKVAMRQVHDMIAKLDTVLSKDSGKIHVHYLKNAEATEMAQTLTSLTQSVSSAAKSGGGSGGGSPVAAFGFELEGKVNITADKNTNSLVIMASQKDYETLVEKVVSKLDIPRRQVYVEAVVMELVIDQDQSLGIAAQGGFPFSIKGKGALGFGSMLGGSTAANTGKDGLSGGVVSTDTVTVNVTDPATGAAKTITVPKFFAALTAQQKNIDVNVLSTPNLLTMDNEKATIEIAQKEPFSQGQAVGQGGVTTQSFTREPIGLTLELTPQINEGDTVKLKLKQKKSDILNTSGPLTAVAGPSTKERSVETTVMANDGQTIVIGGLLEDTLKTEINKVPLLGDIPILGWLFKNRTKKKVKSNLLVFITPYIIRDVNDFNKILQRKIEERNVFIDKNYSKRQRKLIRESIESHAKKLLEYEGALPPNEPIRETVPAQVQTPSSTSSVESESPPPSFTPPPPEPKKQQAVVTPSPAATHGSEEEDIDLALPPGAGGKKAPAPMTPKEPKVKMRSPVSPGPSQGGLKPVQDEDIDLAY, encoded by the coding sequence ATGAAATTCGTTAAAACATTTTTTCTCCTTGCCTGGTCCCTCAGCGCCTTGGCGGCCGAGCTGAGTCCCGCCACGGTTGCCCCTGCCCCGCAGGGGACGCCGCAACCGCCGGTCGTTGTTCAGCCTCCCCCTGTTTCCGGTATTCCGAGTTACCCGCCGGCAGTCACCCTGGAACCGGTCCCGACAACGCTCCCGACACCTCCTCCCCAGGTCAGTCTGCCTCAGGCGAACCTGCCCCAGATTGGTTTTCCCCAGGCCCCGTTTGCCCCGGCCTCGGAGATTTCTCCGGAGACGAGCGGCGTTCCAGGAGGTGTTGCTACAGAACTTCGTCCCGCTTCTCCGGAGACCCTGCAACAGGCGGAATCGATGATCTCGGAAGAGGGGGTTTACTTCAATGTGGCCGAAGAAGATTGTCGTGAAGTGATCAAACAGATCAGCCGGGCGACCCAGAAGAATTTTTTGCTGGATGACAAGATCCGTTGCAAGATCACCATCATCTCGGAACGAAAAGTGACCAAGGATGAACTGTGGGAGATGTTTCTTTCGGCCCTCGAGGTGGCCGGCTATACGGTCGTTCAAGGGCCTGTCGGGCTTCATAAACTTGTCCCCTTGCGCGATGCGATCTCCAGCCCGATTCCGATGTATCTGGGGGATAGCGACAGCCCCATCACGGATGCCTTTATCACACGGTTGATCCCTCTCAAAAATATTAACGCTACGGATATGGCGAATGCCATCAAGGGGATGGTTTCCAAGGAGGGAAATCTCTTCGCCTACCAGGCGACCAACACGATCATCATCACCGATTCCGGCTCCAACATCGATCGAATCCATAACCTGGTGAGGGAGCTCGACAAGACCGGACCCCAGGAAATCATGGAGATTGTCCCGATCAAATATGCCTCCGCCAAAGATATTGCGGACAAGATCCAGAATATCTTTGAGACCGATAAGGGAGGCAGCCGCCCGGCGACAGGCGCCAAAAGGGATGAATCCGGCGATTTGATGAGGATATCGAAAGTGATCCCGGATGAAAGGACCAACTCCCTCATCATCCTGGCCTCAAAGGTGGCGATGAGACAGGTGCATGACATGATCGCCAAGTTGGATACTGTCCTGAGCAAGGATTCAGGAAAAATCCATGTGCATTACCTGAAAAATGCCGAAGCGACGGAAATGGCCCAGACCCTGACAAGCCTGACGCAATCAGTCTCTTCAGCCGCCAAATCGGGAGGTGGTTCCGGTGGAGGCTCTCCGGTGGCCGCCTTTGGTTTTGAGCTGGAGGGAAAGGTCAACATTACGGCGGACAAGAATACCAATTCACTGGTGATCATGGCCTCCCAGAAAGATTATGAGACGCTGGTGGAGAAGGTTGTTTCCAAACTCGATATCCCGCGGCGTCAGGTTTATGTAGAAGCGGTGGTGATGGAGCTGGTGATTGATCAGGATCAGAGTCTGGGGATTGCGGCCCAGGGTGGTTTTCCCTTCAGCATCAAGGGGAAGGGGGCGCTTGGCTTTGGTTCCATGCTGGGCGGATCGACAGCGGCGAATACCGGAAAAGACGGCCTCAGCGGCGGTGTGGTAAGTACCGATACAGTGACGGTCAATGTGACCGATCCGGCAACCGGCGCCGCCAAGACGATTACGGTCCCCAAGTTCTTTGCCGCGTTGACGGCCCAGCAGAAAAATATTGATGTGAATGTCCTCTCGACGCCAAATCTCCTGACGATGGATAATGAAAAAGCGACGATCGAGATTGCCCAGAAGGAACCTTTTTCACAGGGGCAGGCGGTGGGGCAGGGAGGGGTGACCACCCAGTCCTTCACGCGGGAGCCGATCGGCCTTACCCTCGAGCTGACCCCCCAGATCAATGAGGGGGACACCGTCAAACTCAAACTGAAGCAGAAAAAATCGGACATCCTCAATACTTCGGGGCCCCTGACCGCCGTAGCCGGCCCTTCGACGAAGGAACGGTCTGTCGAGACGACGGTTATGGCGAACGACGGGCAGACCATTGTGATTGGCGGGCTTCTCGAAGACACCCTGAAAACGGAGATCAACAAGGTGCCGCTACTGGGGGATATCCCGATCTTGGGCTGGTTGTTCAAAAACCGGACGAAGAAGAAGGTCAAGAGCAATCTGCTTGTCTTCATCACACCCTATATCATTCGTGATGTGAATGATTTTAACAAGATTTTGCAGAGAAAAATCGAGGAGAGGAACGTTTTCATCGACAAAAACTACAGCAAGAGGCAGAGAAAACTGATTCGCGAGTCGATAGAGTCCCACGCCAAAAAGCTGTTGGAGTACGAAGGGGCCTTGCCTCCCAATGAGCCGATCCGTGAGACCGTGCCGGCTCAAGTCCAGACGCCGTCCTCAACATCTTCAGTAGAGTCCGAATCGCCTCCCCCCAGTTTTACCCCCCCTCCGCCTGAGCCAAAAAAACAGCAGGCCGTGGTGACCCCCTCTCCCGCTGCGACCCACGGTTCTGAGGAGGAAGATATTGACCTGGCCCTCCCCCCCGGTGCTGGCGGGAAAAAGGCCCCTGCCCCGATGACCCCCAAAGAGCCCAAGGTCAAGATGCGGAGCCCTGTCTCCCCAGGCCCAAGTCAAGGGGGGTTGAAACCGGTGCAGGATGAAGACATCGATTTGGCTTATTGA